The stretch of DNA CAAGGCCGCGCTGGGGGCCAACGCCCCCGTGGACAGCTGGGACCTGATCTTCAACGTCGAGAACATCAGCAAGCTCAAGCAATGCGGCGTGGCGCTGCTGGATTCGCCGTCGGAAATCCTGCCCCTGGCCTTGCAACACCTGGGCCTGGACCCCAACAGCAGCAACCCGGCGGACTATGTCAAAGCCGAAGCACTGCTGATGAAGATCCGCCCGTACATCACCTATTTCCACTCGTCCAAGTACATGGCTGACATTGCCAACGGCGACATCTGCGTGGCGGTCGGCTATTCCGGCAGCTTCTCCCAGGCCGCCAACCGCGCCAAGGAAGCCAAGAACGGTGTGACCGTGGACATGCGCCTGCCGAAAGAAGGTGCGCCAATCTGGTTCGATATGCTCGCGATCCCCAAAGGAGCCAAGGACCCGGAAGACGCCTACGCCTTTATCAACTACCTGCTGCAACCGGGCGTGATCGCGCCGATCAGCGATTTTGTCGGTTACCCCAACCCCAACAAGGACGCCACCGGGTTGGTGGATCCGGCGATTCGCAACAACCCCAACCTGTACCCGACCGAGGCGGCCATGACCACGCTGTATACCCTCAAGCCCCTGGGACGTGACGCCGAACGAGCCAGGACCCGCGCCTGGACCAAGATCAAGTCCGGCACCTGATCGGTTGCCGCCGGTTGCGCCTCAGTGCGCAACTGGCGCTTGCCAAACCTGGCCCAAGCGCTTCAACGCCTGGCTGATCTGCGCCTCGGGCACGGCAGCAAACCCCAACACCAATCCGGCACGCTGATCCTGCGGCGTGAGTGACTCCGGCAGCCAATAGCTGCTCAAGCCATTGACCTCCACACCCACCGCCGCCGCCTGTTGGATCAGCGCCTGTTCCCGCGCCAGGCTGTCGACCCGAACGGTCAGGTGCAGCCCGGCCGCCACCGACGGCAGGCGGCCAACGCCTTCAATGTCGGCGGGCCATTCGGCCAATAGCGCATTGAGCCGGCTCTGCGCGGCGCGGCGCATGCGGCGTACATGGCGCTGGAAATGCCCGGTCGCCATGAACTCCGCCATCACCGCCTGAGTGCTGACTTCCGAGTGGCGCACGTCCACCGCGCGGCGCCGGGCAAAGGCCTGGACCAGGCCGACCGGCAACACCAGGTAACCCAGGCGCAGCGCCGGAAAGGCCACCTTGCCGAAGGTCCCGACATACAGCACCCGCCCCGTACGATCGAGGGCCGCCAGTGGCGCCAGGGGCGCGCCGCTGTAGCGGTACTCACCGTCGTAGTCATCCTCGACGATCCAGCCGCCCGTACGCTCGGCCCAGGCCAGCAGTTCCAGGCGCCGGGCCAGGCTCATCACCACGCCGGTGGGGTATTGATGGGACGGGGTGACGTAGGCCAGGCGGCAACCGCCGAGGCGGTTCAAGGCAGCGCAGTCGATGCCCTCGCTGTCCACCGTCACGCCATGCAATTGGCCGCCCGCCACCGCGAACGCATGGCCTGCTGCCCGATACCCCGGATTCTCGATGGCAACCTCATCGCCGGGCTCCACCAGCAGCTGTGCACAAAGGCTGATTGCCTGCTGCGCGCCACTGGTGATCACTATTTGCTCAGCCGTGCACTGCATACCGCGAGAACTGCGTAGATAGGCCGCAATCAATCCACGCAGGCGCGCGTCGCCCGCCGGGTCGCCATAACACAGTTGCTGCAAGTCCGGCTTGCGCCAGAAAGCCGCATTCAGCTTGGCCCACACGTCAAACGGGAACAGATCGAAAGCCGGTACGCCCACCCTGAAAGCCCTCGGCGGACCACTGGGCGGAAGCGCCAAATGATTGTTTTCCACCCGCGCCAGCGCACCGCTGTGGATAACTTGACTGGACGAAAACACAGGTAAATCCGGCCGATTTGTGGATAAACCTGGGGGTAAGCCTGTTGATAACCCTGTGGACACTTTTGTGGATAGTTTTTTTGCGGGCGTCGACGTCTGCGGCAATTGCGCCACATAGGTGCCATCACCCACGCGGCCTTCGATAAATCCTTCGGCATACAGTTGGTCGTAAGCGCGAACCACACTGTTGCGCGAGATCGACAGCGCGGCCGCCAGGTCACGGCTGGCGGGGAGCCGGGTGCCACTGACCAACCGGCCATCCAGTACTCGCTGGCGCAGCGCCTGATAGAGCTGGCGGGTGAGTCCCTGGCGGCGGTCCAACTCGATACCCGCCGGGTTGAACGAGAGCGGTGGTTCTAACGCAGGCATGGAATTGGACCTATAAAATTGACTGTAGATGGCTCTTACAACGAACCAATAGCCTGCCTAGGATGCAGGCATTCGCCAAGGAAAATCTTCATGTACACACCACGCGCCTTTGCCCTCGATGACTTGCCCGAAATCCAGCAACTGATCCAGCACACGCGCCTGGCGCAACTGGTGACCTTGGGCGAACAAGGCCTGCAAGCCAGCCATTTGCCGCTGCTGCTCAACCCGGATGAAGGGCCCAACGGCACCCTTTACGGGCACATGGCCAAGGCCAATCGCCAATGGCAGGACCTGCAAAATGGCGGCGAGGCCCTGGTGATTTTTGCCGGGGCCGAGGCCTACGTCAGTCCGTCGTTCTACCCGGCCAAGGCCGAACACGGCAAAGTGGTGCCGACCTGGAATTACATCGCGGTACACGCCTACGGCACCGGCGAAGTGTTCACCGAAGCCGAGCGCCTGCTCGAACTGGTCAGCGCCCTCACCGACCGCCATGAAGGCAATCGCGCCCAACCCTGGAAAGTCAGCGACGCCCCGGCCGACTACATCGACGGCATGCTCAAGGCCATTGTCGGCTTTGCCCTGCCGATCCAGCGCCTGGAAGGCAAACGCAAACTCAGCCAGAACCGCAGCCCGGCGGACATCGCCGGTGTTCGCGACGGCCTGGCCGCCAGCACCGACGTACGCGACCAGACCCTCGCCCGCTTTATTCCCAAGGAGCCATCATGAGCCAGATCGAAATCCGCCAGGTCAGCGCCGCCGACCACGCCGCTTGGTTGCCCCTGTGGCAAGCCTACTTGCGCTTCTACAACACCGAGCTGCCCGACGCCGTCAGCCAGAACACCTGGCAACGCTTGATCGACGCCAATGAGCCGACCCACTCGGCCCTGGCCTGGCAGGACGGCAAGGCCGTAGGCATGGTCAATTTCATCTACCACCGTTCCAACTGGAGCATCGAGAACTCCTGCTACCTGCAGGATTTGCTGGTAGATCCGGCCCAGCGCGGCACCGGCGTCGGCCGCAAGCTGATCGAATTCGTCTACGCCACCGCCAAGGCCGACGGTTGCTGCAAGGTCCACTGGCTG from Pseudomonas sp. NC02 encodes:
- a CDS encoding polyamine ABC transporter substrate-binding protein; translation: MNMLKHLVLCAAVLSGAAHAEERTLRVYNWFDYITPKALEDFKAQNPSVKLVYDIFDTNEALEAKLLTGNSGYDVVVPSNVFLAKQIEASVFQPLDRSKLPNWNHLDPKLMKLIEANDPGNKFAVPYMYGTILIGFNPDKVKAALGANAPVDSWDLIFNVENISKLKQCGVALLDSPSEILPLALQHLGLDPNSSNPADYVKAEALLMKIRPYITYFHSSKYMADIANGDICVAVGYSGSFSQAANRAKEAKNGVTVDMRLPKEGAPIWFDMLAIPKGAKDPEDAYAFINYLLQPGVIAPISDFVGYPNPNKDATGLVDPAIRNNPNLYPTEAAMTTLYTLKPLGRDAERARTRAWTKIKSGT
- a CDS encoding PLP-dependent aminotransferase family protein yields the protein MPALEPPLSFNPAGIELDRRQGLTRQLYQALRQRVLDGRLVSGTRLPASRDLAAALSISRNSVVRAYDQLYAEGFIEGRVGDGTYVAQLPQTSTPAKKLSTKVSTGLSTGLPPGLSTNRPDLPVFSSSQVIHSGALARVENNHLALPPSGPPRAFRVGVPAFDLFPFDVWAKLNAAFWRKPDLQQLCYGDPAGDARLRGLIAAYLRSSRGMQCTAEQIVITSGAQQAISLCAQLLVEPGDEVAIENPGYRAAGHAFAVAGGQLHGVTVDSEGIDCAALNRLGGCRLAYVTPSHQYPTGVVMSLARRLELLAWAERTGGWIVEDDYDGEYRYSGAPLAPLAALDRTGRVLYVGTFGKVAFPALRLGYLVLPVGLVQAFARRRAVDVRHSEVSTQAVMAEFMATGHFQRHVRRMRRAAQSRLNALLAEWPADIEGVGRLPSVAAGLHLTVRVDSLAREQALIQQAAAVGVEVNGLSSYWLPESLTPQDQRAGLVLGFAAVPEAQISQALKRLGQVWQAPVAH
- a CDS encoding FMN-binding negative transcriptional regulator, with translation MYTPRAFALDDLPEIQQLIQHTRLAQLVTLGEQGLQASHLPLLLNPDEGPNGTLYGHMAKANRQWQDLQNGGEALVIFAGAEAYVSPSFYPAKAEHGKVVPTWNYIAVHAYGTGEVFTEAERLLELVSALTDRHEGNRAQPWKVSDAPADYIDGMLKAIVGFALPIQRLEGKRKLSQNRSPADIAGVRDGLAASTDVRDQTLARFIPKEPS
- a CDS encoding GNAT family N-acetyltransferase — encoded protein: MSQIEIRQVSAADHAAWLPLWQAYLRFYNTELPDAVSQNTWQRLIDANEPTHSALAWQDGKAVGMVNFIYHRSNWSIENSCYLQDLLVDPAQRGTGVGRKLIEFVYATAKADGCCKVHWLTHETNATAIQLYERIAERPGFIQFRKGL